Proteins from a single region of Ziziphus jujuba cultivar Dongzao chromosome 1, ASM3175591v1:
- the LOC107412714 gene encoding ABC transporter B family member 9, producing the protein MEGGGGGKVSSSSSSSSPSTSTSRKARAIKVEDQKVPFYKLFTFADRLDMLLMLVGTVSAMANGMTQPIMTLIFGKLINTFGSSDPSQVVHQVSKVSLDFVMLAVGSGIASFLQVSCWMVSGERQATRIRGLYLKTILRQDIAFFDTETSTGEVIGRMSGDTILIQEAMGEKVGKFIQQITTFFGGFIIAFIKGWLLALVLLSCIPCIALAGGMMATRIAKMASRGQLAYADAGNVVEQTVGSIRTVASFTGEKQAIDKYNEKLEVAYKVSTKQGLVSGLGMGSVLVIVFGTHALAVWYGSKLIIEKGYNGGTVINVIFAIMTGGMSLGQTSPSLNAFSSGQAAAYKMFETIKRKPKIDAYETGGIVLEDIKGDIELKDIYFRYPARPDVQIFAGFSLHVPSGKTAALVGQSGSGKSTVISLLERFYDPDSGEVLIDGVDMRKFQLKWIREKIGLVSQEPILFATTIKENIAYGKENATDKEIRTAIELANAAKFIDKLPMGLETLAGEHGTQLSGGQKQRIAIARAILKNPRILLLDEATSALDAESERIVQDALERVMENRTTIVVAHRLTTIRNADIIAVVHQGKLVEKGTHDELIKDSEGAYSQLVHLQEGAHETEGAQASNSDFKTMSFEMDKSVVRSGSSMRSSTSIASSPSHSYALNFGFSSPIHFPESEGHEENSTKNEIDPKKKQTVPLKRLAYLNKPEAPALLVGTIAAGIQGVVLPVFGLLLSSSIEMYFKPPHQLRKDSKFWSLLFLGMGFIGLVVAPVQSFFFGVAGARLIQRIRSLTFEKVVHQEICWFDDPANSSGAIGARLSSDASMVRSLVGDALALLVQNIATVVAALIIAFTANWILALVVLLVSPILIMQGYTQTKFLKGFSADAKVMYEEASQVANDAVGSIRTVASFCSESKVMEMYQKKCEAPMAHGVRTGVVSGVGFGLSFFSLYCINAFLFYIGAVLEKHGKATFGEVFKVFFALTISAMGVSQSSALATDTNKAKDSAVSIFGILDRKTKIDSSSNEGTTLSSIAGNIEFEHVSFKYPTRPDIQIFKDLCLSIPTGKTVALVGESGSGKSTTISLIERFYDPDSGRITLDGIETQKFRLSWLRQQMGLVSQEPILFNETIRSNIAYGKQGEVTEEEIIAATKSANAHNFISSLPNGYDTSVGERGMQLSGGQKQRIAIARAILKNPKILLLDEATSALDAESERVVQDALDRVMVNRTTVVVAHRLSTIKGADIIAVFKNGVIAEKGTHDNLMTIPDGAYASLVALHMSST; encoded by the exons ATGGAAGGAGGAGGAGGTGGGAAGgtgtcgtcgtcgtcgtcgtcgtcgtctcCTTCGACGTCGACGAGTCGTAAGGCACGTGCGATTAAAGTGGAGGACCAGAAGGTTCCATTTTATAAGCTGTTCACGTTCGCTGATCGGCTTGATATGTTGTTGATGTTAGTCGGTACTGTAAGTGCTATGGCAAACGGCATGACTCAGCCCATAATGACTCTCATCTTCGGAAAGCTTATCAACACCTTCGGTTCTTCCGATCCTTCTCAAGTCGTTCACCAGGTTTCTAAG GTTTCTTTAGATTTTGTAATGTTGGCAGTTGGCTCGGGCATTGCTTCATTTCTTC AGGTTTCATGTTGGATGGTGAGCGGAGAAAGACAAGCCACACGCATTCGAGGTTTAtacttgaaaacaatactaAGACAAGACATTGCTTTCTTTGACACTGAAACTAGTACTGGTGAAGTCATCGGTAGAATGTCCGGTGATACAATTCTCATTCAAGAGGCCATGGGTGAGAAG GTGGGGAAGTTCATACAGCAGATTACGACTTTCTTCGGCGGATTCATCATCGCATTCATCAAAGGCTGGCTTCTTGCTCTAGTTTTGCTTTCATGTATCCCCTGCATTGCTCTTGCTGGTGGAATGATGGCAACCAGGATAGCGAAAATGGCAAGCCGTGGACAACTTGCTTATGCAGATGCAGGCAATGTAGTGGAACAAACAGTGGGATCCATTAGAACA GTGGCATCCTTCACTGGGGAGAAGCAAGCTATTGACAAGTACAACGAGAAGCTTGAGGTTGCCTACAAAGTTTCGACTAAACAAGGGCTGGTGTCAGGATTGGGAATGGGTTCGGTTCTTGTAATTGTGTTTGGAACTCATGCACTTGCGGTTTGGTATGGATCCAAATTGATTATTGAGAAAGGTTACAATGGAGGAACTGTCATTAATGTAATTTTTGCTATCATGACGGGAGGAAT GTCGTTAGGCCAGACATCTCCATCTTTGAATGCTTTTTCTTCGGGGCAGGCTGCTGCTTATAAAATGTTCGAGACAATCAAACGAAAGCCGAAAATCGATGCTTATGAAACTGGAGGGATTGTCCTGGAAGACATTAAAGGTGACATTGAACTTAAGGATATATACTTCAGATACCCTGCAAGGCCAGATGTGCAAATCTTTGCTGGTTTCTCATTGCATGTTCCGAGTGGTAAAACTGCTGCTTTAGTTGGCCAAAGTGGCAGTGGCAAATCAACCGTAATCAGCCTACTAGAAAGATTCTATGACCCAGATTCCGGTGAAGTTCTTATAGATGGTGTTGATATGAGAAAGTTTCAGCTTAAATGGATAAGGGAAAAGATTGGGTTGGTTAGTCAAGAACCAATTCTATTTGCAACtactataaaagaaaatatcgcATATGGAAAGGAAAATGCAACTGACAAGGAGATACGAACAGCAATTGAGCTTGCTAATGCAGCCAAATTTATTGACAAGCTTCCCATG GGATTGGAGACATTGGCTGGTGAACATGGTACACAACTATCTGGTGGACAAAAGCAAAGAATTGCAATTGCAAGGGCCATTTTAAAGAACCCAAGAATCCTCCTTCTTGATGAAGCAACTAGTGCTTTGGATGCTGAGTCTGAACGCATTGTCCAAGATGCACTGGAAAGAGTTATGGAAAATCGAACAACCATAGTTGTTGCTCATCGTTTGACAACAATTAGGAATGCTGACATTATAGCTGTGGTGCATCAAGGGAAACTTGTGGAGAAAG GAACTCATGATGAGTTGATCAAAGATTCAGAAGGAGCTTACTCCCAACTAGTTCACCTACAAGAAGGAGCACATGAAACAGAAGGTGCCCAAGCCTCTAATTCTGATTTCAAAACTATGAGTTTCGAGATGGATAAGAGCGTGGTAAGGTCAGGGAGCTCTATGCGGAGTTCTACGAGCATAGCTTCATCCCCTAGTCACTCTTATgctcttaattttggtttttctagCCCGATTCATTTTCCTGAATCTGAAGGACACGAAGAGAATAGCACAAAAAATGAGATAGATCctaaaaagaaacaaactgTTCCACTCAAAAGGTTAGCCTACCTAAACAAGCCTGAGGCTCCAGCCTTGCTTGTTGGAACTATTGCTGCAGGAATACAAGGTGTAGTTCTCCCTGTATTTGGCCTTCTACTTTCAAGTTCCATTGAAATGTATTTCAAACCTCCACATCAGCTAAGGAAAGATTCCAAGTTTTGGTCACTCCTGTTTTTGGGCATGGGTTTCATCGGTCTTGTGGTTGCTCCAGTGCAGAGTTTCTTCTTTGGAGTTGCAGGTGCAAGATTGATACAACGAATTCGTTCCTTGACTTTTGAGAAGGTTGTGCACCAAGAAATCTGTTGGTTTGATGATCCTGCAAATTCCAG TGGTGCAATTggtgcaaggttatcttcggatGCATCAATGGTGAGGAGTCTTGTTGGTGATGCCTTGGCCTTGTTGGTCCAGAATATAGCAACTGTCGTTGCAGCATTAATCATAGCATTCACAGCTAACTGGATATTAGCACTTGTAGTTCTACTTGTGTCACCCATCTTGATTATGCAGGGATACACACAGACAAAATTTCTAAAAGGGTTCAGTGCTGATGCCAAG gTTATGTATGAAGAAGCTAGTCAAGTAGCAAATGATGCGGTTGGCAGCATTAGAACTGTTGCATCATTTTGTTCTGAAAGCAAAGTGATGGAAATGTACCAGAAGAAATGTGAAGCTCCCATGGCACATGGAGTAAGGACAGGAGTAGTAAGTGGTGTAGGTTTTGGactctctttcttttcactGTACTGCATAAATgcatttcttttctatattggAGCTGTTCTTGAGAAACATGGCAAAGCCACATTTGGAGAAGTTTTCAAG GTTTTCTTTGCTTTAACAATCTCAGCAATGGGGGTTTCCCAAAGTAGTGCCCTGGCTACTGACACCAACAAAGCAAAAGATTCAGCAGTTTCAATATTTGGAATTCTAGATAGAAAGACCAAAATTGATTCAAGCAGCAATGAGGGCACAACACTATCATCTATAGCAGGAAATATTGAGTTTGAACATGTGAGCTTTAAATATCCCACGCGCCCTGATATTCAGATTTTCAAAGACTTGTGTTTGAGTATCCCCACTGGAAAG ACTGTTGCTTTGGTTGGAGAGAGTGGCAGTGGGAAATCAACAACAATCAGTTTAATAGAAAGATTTTATGACCCCGATTCAGGCCGTATAACATTAGATGGAATTGAAACCCAAAAGTTTAGATTAAGCTGGTTGAGACAACAAATGGGATTAGTGAGTCAAGAGCCAATTCTCTTCAACGAAACCATCCGTTCCAACATAGCTTATGGCAAACAAGGAGAAGTTACTGAGGAAGAGATCATTGCAGCAACAAAATCAGCAAACGCACACAACTTCATATCTTCCTTGCCTAATGGTTATGACACCTCAGTAGGTGAAAGAGGAATGCAATTATCAGGAGGACAAAAGCAGAGAATAGCCATTGCGAGGGCAATACTAAAGAACCCGAAAATCCTTTTGCTTGATGAAGCTACAAGTGCACTTGATGCAGAATCAGAGAGAGTTGTACAAGATGCATTAGATAGAGTTATGGTGAATAGAACAACTGTTGTTGTTGCTCATCGCCTTAGCACAATCAAAGGGGCTGATATAATTGCAGTGTTCAAGAATGGTGTGATCGCTGAGAAAGGAACACATGATAACCTGATGACAATCCCTGACGGTGCTTATGCATCTCTGGTGGCACTCCATATGAGTTCAacatga